A genomic stretch from Plasmodium cynomolgi strain B DNA, chromosome 8, whole genome shotgun sequence includes:
- a CDS encoding hypothetical protein (putative): MASLLIRAAARSCCWMTPLGQKRHKSHINSVSILQQFYNRLPIRKKYIKAIKKGTLIWDKGQVKIPPLKIEGYDPPKKCLSPLVKNRNNQYRGSFLNLKAHRVEFQD, from the exons ATGGCGAGCCTTTTAATTCGCGCAGCTGCAAGGAGCTGCTGCTGGATGACCCCCCTAGGCCAGAAAAGGCACAAAAGCCACATAAACTCAGTCTCCATTTTGCAGCAGTTTTACAACCGACTGCCCATTCGGAAGAAGTACATAAAAGCGATAAAGAAGGGCACGCTGATTTGGGACAAGGGACAG GTGAAGATCCCGCCGCTCAAAATCGAAGGATACGACCCGCCCAAGAAGTGCCTGTCGCCGCTCGTCAAGAATAGGAACAACCAGTACCGCGGAAGCTTCCTGAATTTGAAGGCCCACCGGGTGGAGTTCCAGGACTGA
- a CDS encoding hypothetical protein (putative) — MSPLLSGYTHVIENTACDSVQETGHDPHHDTYEAYNSQFVCGAGEDIFPYESLSNIEEDRARNDSSHRNDSSHHNDSSYRNDRNDHTDQMGKKKLINEHQMAMEKELIFQNEVLRNVLKSSQHVKEMQRELFNVDVRDFVPVIPPPQGQSAYSLRRDYPHQGDEAGDNIEGNRDSHYDGHMVIRHGEDHQSADRGTPSGKGIKSPLASKTNMHPPRIGEIKVNIDDIKKGLLSYYSNIYSLDHYDIGERINILKYGEKNISEHVQANCCYKKRELPRRPPFLHYNDELHNPNSFTSQSMLPDYYYKEGASRSREGKERFHLGSTHLGSTHVEDDHKMEETNAFLSEYDHVGQISELLSSLKNKCADANFKVQSLTSKFDRKYENPDNRFWVHNLVPMHRQGATSMLRSIAEGQPPHDIETNDQTGW; from the exons ATGTCACCACTGTTGAGTGGCTACACCCAT GTCATCGAAAACACGGCCTGCGATAGCGTCCAGGAAACCGGACATGACCCACACCATGACACGTACGAAGCATACAATTCGCAATTTGTGTGCGGCGCGGGGGAAGACATTTTCCCCTACGAAAGCTTATCCAACATTGAAGAGGACCGCGCCCGCAACGATAGCAGCCACCGCAACGATAGCAGCCACCACAACGATAGCAGCTACCGCAACGATCGCAACGATCACACCGAtcagatgggaaaaaaaaaactgatcAACGAACATCAGATGGCTATGGAGAAGGAGctcatttttcaaaacgaAGTGCTACGTAATGTGCTGAAGAGTTCCCAACACGTGAAGGAGATGCAAAGGGAGCTATTCAACGTGGATGTGCGCGACTTCGTGCCGGTGATTCCCCCGCCGCAGGGGCAGAGCGCGTATTCTCTCAGGAGGGACTATCCCCACCAGGGTGACGAAGCGGGTGACAACATCGAAGGGAATCGCGATTCTCACTATGACGGTCATATGGTCATACGGCATGGAGAAGACCACCAAAGTGCAGACCGCGGCACGCCCAGCGGTAAGGGGATCAAAAGTCCCCTCGCATCGAAGACAAATATGCACCCACCCAGAATAGGCGAAATCAAAGTCAACATagatgatataaaaaaaggcctACTGTCATACTACTCCAATATTTATTCCTTGGACCATTACGATATAGGGGAAAGAATTAATATATTGAAGTAtggtgagaaaaatatttctgaaCATGTTCAGGCGAATTGTTGCTACAAAAAGAGGGAACTCCCTAGAaggcctccttttttgcattacaATGACGAGTTGCACAACCCTAATTCTTTTACGTCCCAAAGTATGTTGCCTGACTACTACTACAAGGAGGGGGCTAGTCGTTCCAGGGAAGGAAAGGAGAGGTTCCATTTGGGCAGTACCCATTTGGGAAGTACCCATGTGGAGGATgaccacaaaatggaagaaacgAATGCCTTCCTAAGTGAATACGATCATGTCGGACAGATCTCCGAGCTGCTCAGCAGCCTGAAGAACAAATGCGCGGACGCGAACTTCAAGGTGCAGAGCCTGACTTCCAAGTTTGACCGGAAGTACGAGAACCCGGACAACCGCTTCTGGGTCCACAACCTGGTTCCGATG CATCGCCAAGGGGCAACCTCCATGTTGAGAAGCATCGCCGAGGGACAACCTCCACATGACATAGAAACGAATGATCAAACGGGGTGGTGA